A single Desulfobaculum xiamenense DNA region contains:
- a CDS encoding cytochrome c3 family protein: protein MKKILSLCVVCFAVACFCALPVLNAADAPADGLKMAKTAKAVVFNHGTHKDAKCQDCHHKWDGASAIKKCSDAGCHDNFDKKAKDASSYYQAMHAKKVKAADSCISCHLKAAGSDKDKKKQLTGCKKSACHPE from the coding sequence ATGAAGAAGATTCTTTCTCTGTGCGTGGTCTGCTTCGCCGTTGCGTGCTTCTGTGCGCTGCCGGTGCTGAACGCAGCCGACGCTCCTGCCGATGGCCTGAAAATGGCGAAGACCGCTAAGGCCGTCGTTTTCAACCACGGCACCCACAAGGATGCCAAGTGTCAGGATTGCCACCACAAGTGGGATGGCGCTTCCGCCATCAAGAAGTGCTCCGACGCGGGCTGCCACGACAACTTCGACAAGAAGGCCAAGGACGCAAGCTCCTACTACCAGGCCATGCACGCCAAGAAGGTCAAGGCCGCTGATTCTTGCATCAGCTGCCACCTTAAGGCTGCCGGTTCTGACAAGGACAAGAAGAAGCAGCTTACCGGCTGCAAGAAGTCCGCTTGCCATCCCGAATAA
- a CDS encoding AIR synthase-related protein — translation MLRRVELGLKKHVTDTVGQKVARGISRATGVPVDDCRIIKVFTIQGVDDAGIARILDAAALHDPVLHEVSLEPFDTAFDWTLEVGFRPGVTDNEGRTARESVALVLGLNKAEAERIAVFTSTRYLLSGDLCEEDVARIGRDYLANELIQRFEYKSAAQWAAEPGFAAKAAQVTGEAHDEVAEVNLDAMSDEELVAFSRENTLALSLEEMKAIRDHFRESAVIAARAEAGLAARPTDAELEALAQTWSEHCKHKIFSAKIDYEDRENGTRSTIDSLFKTFIMDSTARIREQQGTNDFCLSVFKDNAGVITFDEKHSVCIKVETHNSPSALDPYGGALTGIVGVNRDPMGTGMGANLVCNTDVFCFASPFHTGELPPRLLHPRRVLEGVREGVEHGGNKSGIPTVNGSVVFHDQYLGKPLVFCGTIGIMPREVGGKPSHEKAALPGDFIVMCGGRIGKDGIHGATFSSEELHEGSPATAVQIGDPITQRKMYDFLMRARDAGLYNAITDNGAGGLSSSVGEMAEFSGGCRMDLSQAPLKYDGLRPWEILLSEAQERMTLAVSKEQLPAFLAMAEEMGVEASVLGEFTDTGYFHVTYGDTPVAYLPMDFLHDGVPQMHLTAVWERPGDEDPYMPFFVTDQGALLRKMLGRLNVCSKEYIVRQYDHEVQGGSVVKPLTGAKNDGPSDAGVMRPVLGSTKGIVVSHGICPKFSKLDTYWMMASAIDEAVRNAVATGANPRHMAGTDNFCWCDPVQSERTPDGQYKLAQLVRANQALAHYCQAFGVPCISGKDSMKNDYTGGGQKISIPPTVLFSVLGIVDDVNHAVTSDFKAAEDLVYILGLTRPELGGSELSDMMRAPFSEVPQVDAVSARERYNALHKAITSGLVTAAHDLSDGGLAVAAAEMCIGGRTGARIDLTRVPVCPANMADTDILYSESNSRLLVSVKPENRDAFEAIFAGQHFACIGEVTGADTLHVDHDGKTIIAENVETLASAWKGTFGTNGSGANA, via the coding sequence ATGCTCAGGCGAGTTGAGTTGGGGCTTAAGAAGCATGTCACGGACACGGTGGGCCAGAAGGTCGCCCGCGGCATCAGCCGGGCGACTGGCGTGCCCGTGGACGACTGCCGCATCATAAAGGTCTTCACCATTCAGGGCGTCGACGACGCGGGCATCGCCCGGATTCTCGACGCCGCCGCGCTGCACGATCCCGTGCTGCACGAGGTTTCGCTCGAACCCTTCGACACCGCCTTCGACTGGACGCTGGAAGTCGGCTTCCGCCCCGGCGTCACGGACAACGAGGGCCGCACCGCCCGCGAGAGCGTCGCCCTCGTTCTCGGCCTGAACAAGGCCGAGGCCGAACGCATCGCCGTATTCACCTCCACGCGCTACCTGCTTTCCGGTGACCTCTGCGAGGAAGACGTGGCGCGCATCGGCCGCGACTACCTCGCCAACGAGCTCATCCAGCGCTTCGAGTACAAGAGCGCCGCGCAGTGGGCCGCCGAACCCGGCTTCGCCGCCAAGGCCGCGCAGGTCACCGGCGAGGCCCACGACGAAGTGGCCGAGGTGAACCTCGACGCCATGAGCGACGAGGAGTTGGTGGCCTTCTCCCGCGAGAACACCCTCGCCCTCTCCCTCGAAGAGATGAAGGCCATTCGCGACCACTTCCGCGAGTCCGCCGTCATCGCCGCCCGCGCCGAGGCAGGCCTCGCCGCCCGCCCCACGGACGCGGAGCTTGAAGCGCTGGCCCAGACCTGGTCCGAGCACTGCAAGCACAAGATCTTCAGCGCCAAGATCGACTACGAGGACCGCGAGAACGGCACCCGGAGCACCATCGACAGCCTGTTCAAGACCTTCATCATGGACTCCACCGCGCGCATCCGCGAACAGCAGGGCACGAACGACTTCTGCCTCTCCGTGTTCAAGGACAACGCGGGCGTCATCACCTTCGACGAGAAGCACAGCGTGTGCATCAAGGTGGAGACCCACAACAGCCCCTCCGCGCTCGACCCCTACGGCGGTGCGCTGACCGGCATCGTCGGCGTGAACCGCGACCCCATGGGCACCGGCATGGGCGCGAACCTCGTCTGCAATACGGACGTCTTCTGCTTCGCCTCGCCCTTCCACACCGGCGAACTGCCTCCCCGCCTGCTGCACCCGCGCCGCGTGCTCGAAGGCGTGCGCGAGGGCGTGGAGCACGGCGGCAACAAGTCCGGCATCCCCACGGTCAACGGTTCCGTGGTCTTCCACGACCAGTACCTTGGCAAGCCCCTCGTCTTCTGCGGCACCATCGGCATCATGCCCCGCGAAGTCGGCGGCAAGCCCAGCCATGAGAAGGCCGCCCTCCCCGGCGACTTCATCGTCATGTGCGGCGGCCGCATCGGCAAAGACGGCATCCACGGCGCGACCTTCTCCTCCGAGGAGCTGCACGAGGGTTCCCCCGCAACCGCCGTCCAGATCGGCGACCCCATCACCCAGCGCAAGATGTACGACTTCCTCATGCGCGCGCGTGACGCGGGCCTCTACAACGCCATCACCGACAACGGCGCGGGCGGCCTGTCCTCCTCCGTGGGCGAAATGGCCGAGTTCAGCGGCGGCTGCCGCATGGACCTCTCGCAGGCTCCGCTCAAGTACGACGGCCTGCGTCCGTGGGAAATCCTCCTCTCCGAGGCGCAGGAGCGCATGACCCTGGCCGTCTCCAAGGAGCAGCTCCCCGCGTTCCTCGCCATGGCCGAGGAAATGGGCGTGGAAGCCTCCGTGCTCGGCGAATTCACCGACACCGGCTACTTCCACGTCACCTATGGCGACACCCCCGTGGCCTACCTGCCCATGGACTTCCTCCACGACGGCGTGCCCCAGATGCACCTTACCGCCGTGTGGGAACGCCCCGGCGACGAAGACCCCTACATGCCGTTCTTCGTCACGGATCAGGGCGCACTGCTGCGCAAGATGCTCGGCCGCCTCAACGTGTGCTCCAAGGAGTACATCGTCCGCCAGTACGACCATGAAGTGCAGGGCGGAAGCGTGGTCAAGCCCCTCACCGGCGCGAAGAACGACGGCCCCTCCGATGCGGGCGTCATGCGCCCGGTGCTCGGCTCCACCAAGGGCATCGTGGTCTCCCACGGCATCTGTCCCAAGTTCTCCAAGCTCGACACCTACTGGATGATGGCCTCCGCCATCGACGAAGCTGTCCGCAACGCCGTGGCCACCGGCGCGAACCCGCGCCACATGGCCGGCACCGACAACTTCTGCTGGTGCGACCCCGTCCAGTCCGAGCGCACCCCGGACGGCCAGTACAAGCTCGCCCAGCTCGTGCGCGCCAATCAGGCGCTGGCCCACTACTGCCAGGCCTTCGGCGTGCCCTGCATCTCCGGCAAGGACTCCATGAAGAACGACTACACCGGCGGCGGACAGAAGATTTCCATCCCGCCCACGGTGCTCTTCTCCGTCCTCGGCATCGTTGACGACGTGAACCACGCCGTCACCTCGGACTTCAAGGCCGCAGAAGACCTCGTCTACATCCTCGGCCTCACCCGGCCCGAACTCGGCGGCAGCGAACTCTCCGACATGATGCGCGCTCCCTTCTCCGAAGTGCCGCAGGTCGACGCCGTCTCCGCCCGCGAACGCTACAACGCGCTGCACAAGGCCATCACCTCCGGCCTCGTCACCGCCGCGCACGACCTCTCGGACGGCGGCCTCGCCGTGGCAGCAGCCGAAATGTGCATCGGCGGCCGCACCGGCGCACGCATCGACCTCACCCGCGTGCCGGTCTGCCCCGCCAACATGGCCGATACCGACATCCTCTACAGCGAGTCCAACTCGCGCCTGCTCGTGAGCGTGAAGCCCGAAAACCGCGACGCCTTCGAAGCCATCTTCGCAGGCCAACACTTCGCCTGCATCGGCGAGGTCACCGGTGCCGACACCCTCCACGTCGATCACGACGGCAAGACCATCATCGCCGAAAATGTCGAAACCCTCGCCAGCGCATGGAAGGGAACCTTCGGCACCAACGGCTCCGGCGCCAACGCCTAA
- a CDS encoding sensor domain-containing diguanylate cyclase yields MHEHLKSVLTTARQSLEQTFPPAMAQLLRELVKQEPNFEAIAKVIQLDPAMSAAILNLVNSPFYGMSRGITDLKRAAVVLGTREILKIALSVAYLQSRSSISRHAGPESFANWRMVVWSAIAAELLAERLAPEAMHKAYLCTLLKDISLVALAGAGETPLPSSTPGTPLTALQPGQLEAERDLWSIDHGELSTELLSLWGIPDLGCDGIRHHHDLAGIDGHPPLTQAIILATRWAELVNDCGDVHSPDSIVLLANLTRYTAAYTPEELNHLRLTCLERFRSMLATIGIDEAHPSHRLYEHSVQSMQSFHFQSMEIAGTDGGTDGVATLVARQLRWNFGLDEWNLALHEPGLNRFSLYASRPGSGVTPLGAAQQLDDLPWDITGHRVDLSAFGSQWGELRLRANCHADESELGLYVRFLSRALEQYARRQAVLVSKARTLDNLPVGVARLDAQGRVAEINLRLFDLLGNPRNPKGRTMADCLGQSGTTVLGADWDSFLTTPRRTAFSKIFFLNSTTDDAHCMYLCAHRQTGGEILFMIEDITELTAVQKQALQHGEFLGQIVKSMQDVVLTVSATGLIAYASPAYADDLTGRNLFECATPATEDSAMWGPEALASATSPIEVLLRLDAKRSLNLELVVSSLLGAMGGTPSYLVVGRDLTEIRRLEDKLRRQATRDGLTGLFNHYQFNALLEREMQRSLRTGRPLGLLFFDLDGFKEINDTRGHQAGDELLREIAQALRATIRKGTDFPCRYGGDEFAVIATESSASGLMALAERIHAFVSNRFRGTVGMSMGAALLAPHEKPEDLLRRADKAAYAAKAAGGNRICWAD; encoded by the coding sequence ATGCATGAACACCTGAAGTCGGTCCTCACCACGGCCAGGCAAAGCCTGGAACAGACGTTCCCTCCCGCAATGGCGCAACTGCTGCGTGAGCTGGTCAAGCAGGAACCGAACTTCGAGGCCATCGCCAAGGTCATCCAACTAGACCCGGCCATGAGCGCGGCCATCCTCAATCTCGTCAATTCGCCGTTCTACGGCATGAGCCGCGGCATCACCGACCTCAAGCGAGCCGCCGTGGTCCTCGGCACGCGGGAGATCCTCAAGATCGCCCTGTCCGTGGCCTATCTCCAGTCCCGCTCCAGCATCTCCCGGCATGCAGGCCCGGAATCCTTCGCCAACTGGCGGATGGTGGTCTGGTCCGCCATCGCGGCGGAGCTGCTGGCGGAACGCCTCGCCCCGGAGGCCATGCACAAGGCCTACCTGTGCACCCTGCTCAAGGACATCTCCCTCGTTGCGCTGGCCGGAGCGGGTGAAACACCCCTGCCCAGCAGCACGCCCGGAACGCCACTCACGGCTCTCCAGCCGGGGCAACTCGAAGCCGAACGTGACCTGTGGTCCATCGACCACGGCGAACTCTCCACCGAACTGCTCTCCCTGTGGGGCATTCCGGATCTCGGCTGTGACGGCATCCGCCACCACCACGACCTCGCGGGCATCGACGGCCATCCGCCACTCACGCAGGCCATCATCCTCGCAACGCGCTGGGCGGAACTGGTCAACGACTGCGGAGACGTCCACTCCCCGGACTCCATCGTGCTGCTGGCGAACCTCACCCGCTACACCGCCGCCTACACGCCCGAGGAACTCAATCACCTGCGCCTGACCTGCCTCGAACGCTTCCGCTCCATGCTCGCCACCATCGGCATCGACGAGGCGCACCCGAGCCATCGCCTCTACGAGCATTCCGTCCAGTCCATGCAGAGCTTCCACTTCCAGAGCATGGAAATCGCCGGAACCGACGGCGGAACCGACGGTGTGGCCACCCTCGTCGCGCGCCAGCTGCGCTGGAACTTCGGCCTCGACGAATGGAACCTCGCCCTGCACGAACCGGGGCTGAACCGCTTCAGCCTCTACGCCTCCCGCCCCGGCAGCGGAGTCACGCCGCTTGGTGCGGCGCAGCAGCTCGACGACCTGCCATGGGACATCACCGGCCATCGCGTCGACCTCTCGGCCTTCGGCTCGCAGTGGGGCGAACTACGCCTGCGCGCCAACTGCCACGCCGACGAATCGGAACTCGGACTCTACGTCCGTTTCCTGAGCCGCGCCCTGGAGCAATACGCCAGACGGCAGGCGGTTCTCGTCTCCAAGGCCAGAACCTTGGACAATCTGCCCGTGGGCGTGGCGCGGCTCGATGCGCAGGGTCGCGTGGCCGAAATCAATCTCCGTCTGTTCGACCTGCTCGGCAACCCGCGAAACCCCAAGGGCCGCACCATGGCCGACTGCCTCGGGCAATCCGGCACGACGGTCCTCGGCGCGGACTGGGACAGCTTTCTCACCACCCCGAGGCGCACCGCGTTCAGCAAGATATTCTTTCTGAACAGCACAACGGACGATGCCCACTGCATGTACCTCTGTGCCCATCGGCAGACCGGGGGCGAAATTCTGTTCATGATCGAGGACATCACCGAACTCACCGCCGTGCAGAAGCAGGCGCTGCAGCACGGCGAATTCCTCGGCCAGATCGTGAAATCCATGCAGGACGTGGTGCTCACCGTCAGCGCAACGGGGCTCATCGCCTACGCTTCCCCCGCCTACGCGGACGACCTGACAGGTCGCAACCTCTTCGAGTGCGCCACCCCCGCCACGGAGGACTCCGCCATGTGGGGGCCGGAAGCCCTCGCCTCGGCCACGAGCCCCATCGAGGTTCTGCTGCGCCTCGACGCCAAGCGCAGCCTCAATCTCGAACTGGTCGTCAGCTCGCTCCTCGGCGCGATGGGCGGCACCCCGAGCTACCTTGTGGTGGGGCGCGACCTCACGGAAATCCGGCGGCTGGAAGACAAGCTGCGCAGGCAGGCCACCCGCGACGGTCTGACCGGCCTGTTCAACCACTACCAGTTCAATGCGCTGCTCGAACGCGAGATGCAACGCAGCCTCCGCACGGGCCGCCCCCTCGGTCTGTTGTTCTTCGACCTTGACGGGTTCAAGGAAATCAACGACACCCGGGGCCACCAGGCCGGTGACGAACTGCTGCGTGAAATCGCACAGGCTTTGCGTGCAACCATCCGCAAAGGCACGGATTTCCCCTGCCGCTACGGCGGCGACGAATTCGCCGTCATCGCCACAGAATCAAGTGCTTCGGGCCTCATGGCCCTTGCCGAACGCATCCACGCGTTCGTGTCGAACCGTTTTCGCGGCACCGTGGGCATGAGCATGGGCGCGGCCCTACTCGCTCCCCACGAAAAGCCCGAAGACCTCCTGCGCAGGGCGGACAAGGCCGCCTATGCCGCCAAGGCCGCGGGAGGCAATCGCATCTGTTGGGCGGACTGA
- a CDS encoding polyprenyl synthetase family protein — MDNTPPMQKIIALYLERELPRINAFLQAETDRLDESVRPPIQHVLAAGGKRLRPLLTLLAARALGAEGDKAYPLACSLEMLHSATLLHDDILDEADLRRGRKSAHIVFGRSETILAGDVLLALANRLVADYGQPRLTAILSEAIMRTAAGEVKEIANVRNTELTNEAYLDIITGKTAYLFQAACECGAIIAGSGPEIEQAAHDYGLYLGIAFQLVDDALDYVSPSDVSGKPSGGDLREGKLTLPLIGYFNSLPADRRAELEARFRDNALSEVETAAILDEITRLGLADRTREAAGKYAERAREALRSFPDRPEREVLDAILHYVLARQK; from the coding sequence ATGGATAATACACCGCCTATGCAGAAGATCATCGCCCTGTACCTTGAACGCGAGCTGCCGCGCATCAACGCGTTCCTTCAGGCAGAGACCGACAGGCTCGACGAAAGCGTCCGCCCGCCCATCCAGCATGTGCTCGCCGCGGGCGGCAAGCGCCTGCGCCCGTTGCTCACGCTCCTCGCCGCGCGCGCCCTCGGCGCCGAAGGCGACAAGGCCTATCCGCTGGCCTGCTCTCTGGAGATGCTCCACTCGGCAACCCTTCTGCACGACGACATTCTCGACGAGGCGGACCTGCGGCGCGGACGCAAGAGCGCGCACATCGTGTTCGGCCGCTCCGAGACCATCCTCGCGGGCGACGTGCTGCTGGCGCTGGCCAACCGCCTCGTGGCGGACTACGGACAGCCCCGGCTCACGGCCATCCTCTCCGAGGCCATCATGCGCACCGCCGCTGGCGAGGTGAAAGAAATCGCCAACGTCCGCAACACGGAGCTGACCAACGAGGCCTATCTGGACATCATCACCGGCAAGACGGCCTATCTCTTTCAGGCGGCCTGTGAATGCGGAGCCATCATCGCCGGGTCCGGCCCCGAAATCGAACAGGCCGCGCACGACTACGGCCTCTACCTCGGCATCGCCTTCCAGCTGGTGGACGACGCGCTGGACTACGTGTCCCCGTCCGACGTCTCCGGCAAGCCCTCCGGCGGCGACCTGCGCGAAGGCAAGCTGACACTGCCGCTCATCGGCTATTTCAACTCCCTCCCGGCCGACCGGCGCGCGGAGCTGGAAGCTCGCTTCCGCGACAACGCCCTCTCCGAGGTGGAAACCGCTGCCATCCTCGACGAGATCACGCGGCTCGGCCTTGCGGACCGCACGCGCGAGGCCGCCGGTAAGTATGCGGAAAGGGCACGGGAAGCCCTGCGCTCATTCCCCGACCGTCCCGAGCGCGAGGTGCTCGACGCCATCCTGCACTACGTGCTGGCCCGGCAAAAATGA
- a CDS encoding 1,4-dihydroxy-6-naphthoate synthase: MNTPLSVAISPCPNDTFIFAAWILGLVPERLSRPVRFFWADVEELNQSAAAGRHDVIKLSAAAALALSDDYEILPSGAAFGHGAGPKLVTRPDAPATLRTIAVPGLHTTAYTVLRAALPQGFTPVPMLFSDIVDAVREGRVDAGLVIHETALVYARHGLELRMDLGAWWNAQGVSAPIPLGVIAARRDLPPEDRDAVVATIRASLAHARAARADIWPLVRTLAQELDDETLERHIAAYVNDLSDDMGEAGRAALDLLSRLASGASIG, translated from the coding sequence ATGAACACTCCCTTAAGCGTCGCCATTTCCCCGTGTCCCAACGACACGTTCATCTTTGCGGCATGGATCCTCGGCCTCGTGCCCGAGCGCCTGTCCCGCCCGGTCCGCTTCTTCTGGGCCGACGTGGAGGAGCTCAACCAGTCCGCCGCAGCGGGCCGCCACGACGTCATCAAGCTCTCCGCCGCAGCAGCCCTCGCCCTGTCCGACGACTACGAGATCCTGCCCTCGGGCGCGGCCTTCGGCCACGGCGCGGGACCGAAGCTCGTCACCCGGCCTGACGCACCCGCCACGCTACGCACCATCGCCGTACCGGGCCTGCACACCACGGCCTACACGGTGCTGCGCGCGGCCCTGCCGCAAGGCTTCACGCCCGTGCCCATGCTCTTCTCGGACATCGTGGACGCCGTGCGCGAAGGCCGAGTGGACGCCGGTCTCGTCATCCACGAGACGGCCCTCGTCTACGCCCGCCACGGCCTCGAACTGCGCATGGACCTCGGCGCATGGTGGAACGCGCAGGGCGTCAGCGCGCCCATCCCGCTTGGCGTCATCGCCGCCCGGCGCGACCTGCCGCCCGAGGACCGCGACGCCGTCGTGGCCACCATCCGCGCCAGCCTCGCCCACGCCCGCGCCGCCCGCGCCGACATATGGCCGCTGGTGCGCACGCTGGCGCAGGAACTCGACGACGAGACCCTTGAACGCCACATCGCCGCCTACGTGAACGATCTGAGCGACGATATGGGCGAAGCCGGACGCGCCGCCCTTGATCTGCTCTCCAGACTTGCCTCCGGCGCGTCTATCGGATAG
- the mqnB gene encoding futalosine hydrolase translates to MLALVFATARECSAALPQLHPVPEQGGWLRSAVCGRDAFVLVTGLSPINAGLHLGRLVASQSGIDGVLNLGVAGTLDDAALPLGAVCAANAELWPEYGLNGPNGTDPQGIGFALHDGPAGRVFDRIDLDPAHAARAMGLTLPAHWARAGMLTVSGVTGTPQRLSILRERYPDARTEGMEGFALALACAQLGLPFLEIRTVSNRVGSRAAEDWNLPQALERLAEVATTLLGGASPAGTDEPIP, encoded by the coding sequence ATGCTCGCCCTCGTTTTCGCCACCGCGCGCGAATGTTCGGCCGCCCTGCCCCAGCTCCATCCTGTGCCGGAGCAGGGCGGCTGGTTGCGCTCCGCCGTGTGCGGTCGCGACGCGTTCGTGCTGGTCACGGGCCTGTCCCCGATCAATGCGGGGCTGCATCTGGGACGTCTCGTCGCCTCGCAGTCCGGCATCGACGGAGTGCTGAACCTCGGCGTGGCCGGAACCCTCGACGACGCCGCGCTGCCCCTCGGGGCAGTCTGCGCGGCCAACGCCGAACTGTGGCCGGAGTATGGCCTCAACGGCCCGAACGGCACGGACCCGCAGGGCATCGGCTTTGCGCTACACGACGGCCCGGCGGGCCGCGTCTTCGACCGCATCGACCTCGACCCGGCCCACGCGGCCCGGGCCATGGGCCTGACGCTTCCAGCCCACTGGGCCCGCGCGGGCATGCTCACCGTGTCCGGCGTGACGGGCACGCCGCAGCGCCTGAGCATCCTGCGCGAGCGCTATCCCGACGCGCGGACCGAAGGCATGGAGGGCTTCGCCCTCGCGCTGGCCTGCGCGCAACTGGGGCTACCCTTCCTCGAAATCCGCACCGTGTCGAACCGCGTCGGTTCGCGCGCAGCAGAGGACTGGAACCTGCCCCAAGCCCTTGAGCGCCTCGCCGAAGTCGCCACAACGCTTCTCGGCGGCGCATCACCCGCCGGGACCGACGAACCGATCCCGTAA
- a CDS encoding nucleotide sugar dehydrogenase → MTTFEQLASKQKPLAVVGLGYVGLPLAVALSRHFQIIGFDISARRVDELRKGTDRTGEVAPDRLTAAEIEYTCDPADLRRAGLIIVAVPTPIDANRRPDLTPVTGASRTVGENLSPDTVIVYESTVYPGLTEDICVPIIEERSGLTCGRDFFVGYSPERINPGDKVHTLETIVKIVAGQNEETADLLARVYGTVVAAGVHRASSIKVAEAAKVIENTQRDLNIALMNELALIFDRMGIDTIEVLEAAGTKWNFLPFRPGLVGGHCIGVDPYYLTFKAEEMGFHPQVILAGREINDSMGKWLAESMVKKLIGRGCLVKGARVGILGLTFKENVPDLRNTKVVDIIHELREYGIEIVVHDPMADPEEAQREYGLTLAGLDEFTNLDGLFLAVSHRQYTELSAERIAGFFADPAKGMLMDIKGFFDRAAIEGAGMGYWRL, encoded by the coding sequence ATGACGACATTCGAACAGCTTGCCAGCAAGCAGAAGCCGCTGGCCGTGGTCGGTCTGGGTTACGTGGGCCTGCCGCTTGCGGTGGCCCTGTCCCGCCATTTCCAGATCATCGGCTTCGACATCTCCGCCCGCCGCGTGGATGAGCTGCGCAAGGGCACCGACCGCACCGGCGAAGTGGCCCCCGACAGGCTCACCGCCGCGGAGATCGAATACACCTGCGACCCCGCCGACCTGCGCCGCGCGGGGCTGATCATCGTGGCCGTGCCCACGCCCATCGACGCCAACCGCCGTCCGGACCTGACTCCCGTCACCGGTGCCAGCCGCACCGTAGGCGAGAACCTGTCCCCGGACACGGTCATCGTCTACGAGTCCACGGTCTACCCCGGCCTCACCGAGGACATCTGCGTGCCCATCATCGAGGAGCGTTCCGGCCTGACCTGTGGCCGCGACTTCTTCGTGGGCTACTCGCCGGAGCGCATCAACCCCGGCGACAAGGTGCACACCCTCGAAACCATCGTGAAGATCGTGGCCGGTCAGAACGAGGAAACCGCCGACCTGCTTGCCCGCGTCTACGGCACTGTGGTCGCGGCGGGCGTTCACCGCGCGTCGAGCATCAAGGTCGCCGAGGCGGCCAAGGTCATCGAGAACACCCAGCGCGACCTCAACATCGCGCTCATGAACGAGCTGGCGCTCATCTTCGACCGCATGGGCATCGACACCATCGAAGTCCTCGAAGCCGCGGGCACCAAGTGGAACTTCCTGCCCTTCCGTCCGGGTCTGGTGGGCGGTCACTGCATCGGCGTGGACCCCTACTACCTGACCTTCAAGGCCGAAGAGATGGGCTTCCACCCGCAGGTCATCCTCGCCGGTCGCGAGATCAACGACTCCATGGGCAAATGGCTGGCCGAATCCATGGTCAAGAAGCTCATCGGACGCGGCTGTCTCGTCAAGGGCGCGCGTGTGGGCATCCTCGGCCTCACCTTCAAGGAAAACGTGCCCGACCTGCGCAACACCAAGGTCGTGGACATCATCCACGAGCTTCGCGAATACGGCATCGAGATCGTCGTGCACGATCCCATGGCCGACCCCGAGGAAGCCCAGCGCGAATACGGCCTCACCCTCGCCGGACTCGACGAGTTCACGAATCTGGACGGCCTGTTCCTCGCCGTGTCCCACAGGCAGTACACGGAGCTTTCCGCCGAGCGCATCGCCGGATTCTTCGCCGATCCCGCCAAGGGCATGCTCATGGACATCAAGGGCTTTTTCGACCGCGCCGCCATCGAGGGCGCGGGCATGGGATACTGGCGGCTCTAG
- a CDS encoding DUF2065 domain-containing protein has protein sequence MQFDWKLFTAAIGLAFVFEGVFYALAANHMQRILRALADRPPSELRTLGLTAAILGLLLVWFARS, from the coding sequence ATGCAGTTCGACTGGAAGCTCTTCACCGCAGCGATCGGGCTTGCGTTCGTCTTCGAAGGCGTCTTCTACGCATTGGCCGCCAACCACATGCAGCGCATTTTGCGTGCACTGGCCGACAGACCTCCGTCCGAGCTGCGTACGCTCGGGCTTACGGCAGCCATTCTCGGGCTGCTGCTGGTCTGGTTCGCGCGGTCCTGA